A genomic region of Phragmites australis chromosome 2, lpPhrAust1.1, whole genome shotgun sequence contains the following coding sequences:
- the LOC133893462 gene encoding ADP-ribosylation factor 2-like: protein MGLTFTKLFSRLFSKKEMRILMVGLDAAGKTTILYKLKLGEIVTTIPTIGFNVETVEYKNISFTVWDVGGQDKIRPLWRHYFQNTQGLIFVVDSNDRDRVVEARDELHRMLNEDELRDAVLLVFANKQDLPNAMNAAEITDKLGLHSLRQRHWYIQSACATTGEGLYEGLDWLSNNIANKA from the exons ATGGGGCTCACCTTCACCAAGCTCTTTAGCCGCCTCTtctccaagaaggagatgaGGATCCTCATGGTTGGTCTCGATGCGGCTGGTAAGACCACCATCCTCTACAAGCTCAAACTCGGAGAGATCGTCACCACCATCCCCACAATCG GGTTTAATGTGGAGACTGTTGAATACAAGAACATTAGCTTCACTGTCTGGGATGTCGGGGGTCAGGACAAG ATCAGACCATTGTGGAGGCACTATTTCCAGAACACTCAAGGCCTTATCTTTGTTGTTGATAGCAATGACAGAGATCGTGTTGTTGAGGCAAGGGATGAACTCCACAGGATGCTGAATGAG GATGAGTTGAGGGATGCTGTCTTGCTCGTTTTTGCTAACAAGCAAGATCTGCCCAATGCAATGAATGCTGCTGAGATCACTGATAAGCTTGGTCTCCATTCCCTGCGCCAACGCCACTG GTATATCCAGAGCGCTTGTGCTACAACAGGAGAAGGTTTGTACGAGGGTCTTGACTGGCTCTCCAACAACATTGCAAACAAG GCCTGA